In Acidobacteriota bacterium, one genomic interval encodes:
- a CDS encoding VCBS repeat-containing protein, which produces MRISRVVIVLTLAVVPAAALAQSGQAEVTPAFESEDFAAAVDPRADGWDTEALSERAEAQLKRVAAWLVGLAANGGDAAPSGEVGSVVDQTFESPGFVPESLAARYRGPAFNVESGSASGADVGYRGAEGFRRALGALAGRLAGDRLPRADFKLYSVDAGSAGFTTLAYFEASVAGPAGSRQLNSVWSAVWRLAADGAGEPLLLRVEVADYEETSTPRRPLFVDVTEAAVGHNPSYREQLLQPPDAWLNRITKASGYNKTGWQGVSVADVNGDGLDDLFLPEQGGLPNRLYVQNREGTFDDRSAEAAVDFLERALAGLFVDLDNDGDPDLVLSSRPAVLVLENDGSGGFARVRHIAGEIPDSNSLSAADYDNDGDLDLYVCAYRRAYDERGVASPVPYHDANNGGRNALLRNDGGFRFVDATVETGLDVNNRRFSLAASWEDVDGDGDPDLYVANDYGRNNLYRNDGGRFVDVAGEAGVEDISSGMSVSWADYNRDGRMDVYVGNMFSAAGNRITYQRKFERDRQRAGPLADVQRMARGNSLFAGAEGGGFHDRSVDANVTMGRWSWSSVFADINNDGWEDLVVANGNLTQTLPDDL; this is translated from the coding sequence GTGCGAATCTCCCGAGTTGTCATCGTCCTGACACTGGCGGTCGTGCCGGCCGCGGCGTTGGCGCAGAGCGGGCAGGCCGAAGTCACACCTGCCTTCGAGTCCGAGGACTTTGCTGCCGCAGTCGATCCGCGGGCCGACGGATGGGATACCGAGGCGCTCAGCGAACGGGCCGAGGCCCAGCTCAAGCGCGTTGCCGCGTGGCTGGTGGGGCTCGCCGCGAACGGCGGCGATGCTGCACCGTCCGGCGAGGTCGGGTCGGTTGTCGATCAGACGTTCGAGTCGCCGGGATTCGTGCCCGAGAGCCTGGCCGCGCGCTACCGGGGGCCAGCCTTCAACGTCGAGAGCGGGAGCGCGAGTGGCGCGGATGTCGGCTACCGCGGCGCCGAGGGCTTCAGGCGGGCCCTCGGCGCTCTCGCCGGGCGGCTGGCCGGCGACCGGCTGCCGCGGGCGGACTTCAAGCTCTACTCGGTCGACGCCGGGTCCGCCGGGTTCACGACCCTGGCGTACTTCGAGGCGTCGGTCGCTGGACCCGCCGGCAGCCGGCAGTTGAACTCAGTCTGGTCGGCCGTCTGGCGGTTGGCCGCGGACGGGGCCGGCGAACCGTTGCTGCTGCGGGTCGAGGTGGCCGACTACGAGGAGACGTCGACTCCCCGCCGTCCTCTCTTCGTCGACGTCACGGAGGCCGCGGTCGGCCACAACCCGAGCTATCGGGAACAACTGCTCCAGCCGCCGGACGCGTGGCTCAACCGGATCACCAAGGCCTCGGGTTACAACAAGACGGGTTGGCAGGGCGTCTCGGTCGCCGACGTGAACGGTGACGGCCTGGACGACCTCTTCCTGCCCGAGCAGGGCGGCCTGCCGAACCGGCTCTACGTGCAGAACCGGGAAGGTACGTTCGACGACCGCTCGGCTGAAGCGGCGGTCGACTTCCTGGAGCGGGCCCTGGCCGGGCTGTTCGTCGACCTCGACAACGACGGTGACCCGGACCTCGTCCTGTCCAGCCGGCCCGCTGTCCTGGTGCTCGAGAACGACGGCAGCGGCGGCTTCGCCCGCGTTCGCCACATCGCCGGCGAGATCCCCGACAGCAACTCGCTCTCGGCGGCCGACTACGACAACGACGGCGACCTCGACCTCTACGTCTGCGCCTACCGTCGGGCCTACGACGAGCGCGGCGTTGCGAGCCCGGTGCCGTACCACGACGCGAACAACGGCGGCCGCAACGCTCTGCTGCGCAACGACGGCGGCTTCCGCTTCGTCGATGCGACCGTCGAGACGGGGCTCGACGTGAACAACCGCCGTTTCAGCCTGGCCGCGTCCTGGGAGGATGTCGACGGCGACGGCGACCCGGACCTCTATGTGGCCAACGACTACGGCCGCAACAACCTCTACCGCAACGACGGCGGCCGATTCGTCGACGTGGCCGGAGAGGCCGGGGTCGAGGACATCTCGTCCGGCATGTCCGTGAGCTGGGCCGACTACAACCGGGACGGGCGGATGGATGTCTACGTCGGCAACATGTTCTCCGCCGCCGGCAACCGGATCACGTATCAGCGGAAGTTCGAGCGCGACCGGCAGCGCGCCGGCCCGCTGGCGGACGTCCAGCGGATGGCGCGCGGCAACTCCCTGTTCGCGGGGGCTGAGGGTGGCGGCTTCCACGATCGCAGCGTTGACGCCAACGTCACGATGGGTCGCTGGTCCTGGTCGTCCGTTTTCGCCGATATCAACAACGACGGCTGGGAGGACCTGGTCGTTGCCAACGGCAACCTGACCCAGACTCTCCCGGACGACCTGTGA
- a CDS encoding molybdopterin-dependent oxidoreductase: MSPSLRTPFGLGQTKPRHYMEMARVAWRNRDEAGYAWRILRDGVCDGCALGTTGLRDWTLDGVHLCMVRLDLLRLNTMPALDPAVLADAGALTDRGSTELRALGRLAHPMVRRAGEPGFRRIGWPEAVDLAASRLAEIRERDPTRAAFFLTSRGVPNETYYVAQKAARFLGTPHVDTAARLCHAASTIALRRALGVGAATNSYRDWLDADLIVFFGSNVPNNQPVTIKYLHFARRRGAEIAVVNPYREPGLDRYWVPSVASSALFGTDLAEHWYAVDTGGDLAFLNGTMKALLDLPGGVAREFVERSTEGFAEVEAALRDTSWEAIEQSSGVPRAEMERFARLLCSRPKTILVWSMGLTQHRHGVDTVLALTNLGLMRGLPGKAGAGLVPIRGHSGVQGGAEVGCAPESDSETLDRWADAWGFEPPRGPGLAATGQIEAAAAAAIDAWWIVGGNFLETAPEPERQKNALHRPALRIHQDVVLNTAMLVEPSDTVLLLPATTRYEIPGGVTETTTERRIVFSPSIRHDGAESRTLGECRPEWEVLCEVVSRARPDPPGVLGFGSTGAIRTEIAATVPRYAGIENLEQKGDQFQWGGTQLFEDGRFATPSGRARFHAVEPPADREPLDGELFLSTRRGRQFNSMVHAGRDPLTGLERSDLLMNADDGRARGIGAGQRVVVSSPVSRIEFVARFGPIKAGNVEAHWPECMELLPWSLDPDSGEPEYGVRVRVERTEADA, encoded by the coding sequence GTGAGCCCCAGCCTGCGGACCCCCTTCGGCCTGGGGCAAACCAAGCCGCGCCACTACATGGAAATGGCCAGGGTGGCCTGGCGGAACCGGGACGAAGCCGGCTACGCGTGGCGCATCCTGCGGGACGGCGTCTGCGATGGTTGCGCGCTGGGAACGACAGGGCTCCGCGACTGGACCCTGGACGGAGTGCACCTCTGCATGGTCCGGCTCGATCTACTGCGGTTGAACACGATGCCGGCCCTCGACCCGGCCGTCCTCGCCGACGCCGGCGCTCTGACAGACAGAGGTTCGACGGAACTGCGAGCCCTCGGGCGGCTCGCACACCCGATGGTCCGGCGCGCTGGCGAGCCCGGGTTCCGTCGCATCGGGTGGCCCGAAGCCGTCGACCTGGCCGCTTCCCGCCTCGCCGAGATTCGTGAACGCGACCCCACCCGAGCAGCCTTCTTCCTGACGTCGCGCGGTGTTCCGAACGAGACCTATTACGTCGCGCAGAAGGCCGCCCGCTTCCTCGGCACCCCCCACGTCGACACCGCCGCGCGCCTTTGCCATGCCGCATCGACCATCGCGCTCAGGCGCGCGCTGGGAGTCGGCGCCGCCACGAATTCGTACCGCGACTGGCTGGACGCCGACCTGATCGTGTTCTTCGGCTCCAACGTTCCGAACAACCAGCCGGTCACCATCAAGTACCTCCACTTCGCGCGGCGCCGGGGCGCCGAGATCGCAGTCGTCAATCCGTACCGGGAACCCGGCCTCGATCGCTACTGGGTGCCGTCGGTGGCATCGAGCGCCCTGTTCGGCACCGACCTCGCCGAACACTGGTACGCGGTTGACACCGGCGGCGACCTCGCCTTCCTGAACGGCACGATGAAGGCGCTGCTCGACCTTCCGGGCGGCGTCGCTCGCGAGTTCGTCGAGCGCTCCACCGAGGGCTTTGCGGAGGTCGAGGCGGCGCTCCGCGACACGTCCTGGGAAGCGATCGAGCAATCGAGCGGCGTCCCGCGCGCCGAGATGGAGCGCTTCGCCAGGCTTCTCTGCTCCAGGCCGAAGACGATCCTGGTCTGGTCGATGGGGCTGACCCAGCACCGCCACGGCGTCGACACCGTGCTGGCGCTCACCAACCTGGGCCTGATGCGCGGGCTTCCGGGCAAGGCCGGGGCCGGCCTGGTGCCGATTCGAGGCCACTCCGGAGTGCAGGGAGGCGCAGAGGTCGGCTGCGCCCCGGAGTCGGACTCGGAGACCCTCGACCGCTGGGCGGACGCCTGGGGCTTCGAGCCGCCACGCGGCCCCGGCCTGGCCGCCACCGGGCAGATCGAGGCGGCGGCGGCCGCGGCGATCGACGCCTGGTGGATCGTCGGCGGCAACTTCCTCGAGACGGCGCCGGAGCCGGAACGGCAGAAGAACGCCTTGCACCGACCCGCGCTTCGCATTCACCAGGATGTCGTGCTGAACACCGCGATGCTGGTCGAACCGAGCGACACCGTGCTGCTGCTGCCGGCCACGACGCGCTACGAGATCCCCGGCGGTGTGACCGAGACGACGACCGAGCGGCGAATCGTGTTCTCGCCCTCGATTCGCCACGACGGTGCCGAAAGCCGAACGCTCGGCGAGTGCCGGCCCGAGTGGGAGGTGCTGTGCGAGGTCGTCTCCCGGGCGCGTCCCGATCCTCCCGGCGTCCTCGGCTTTGGCAGCACCGGGGCCATTCGGACCGAGATCGCGGCTACCGTGCCGCGCTACGCCGGGATCGAAAATCTAGAACAGAAGGGCGACCAGTTCCAGTGGGGCGGTACCCAACTGTTCGAGGACGGGCGCTTCGCCACACCGTCGGGCCGAGCGAGGTTCCACGCAGTCGAACCGCCGGCGGATCGGGAGCCGCTCGACGGCGAACTCTTCCTCTCAACCCGCCGCGGGCGGCAGTTCAACTCGATGGTCCACGCCGGACGGGACCCCCTGACCGGCCTCGAGCGCTCCGACCTCCTGATGAACGCGGACGATGGACGGGCGCGCGGCATCGGCGCCGGCCAACGGGTCGTCGTCTCGTCGCCGGTGTCGCGGATCGAGTTCGTCGCGCGTTTTGGGCCGATCAAGGCCGGCAACGTCGAAGCGCACTGGCCCGAATGCATGGAGCTGCTGCCCTGGTCCCTGGACCCCGACTCCGGCGAGCCGGAGTACGGCGTCCGCGTACGGGTCGAACGAACGGAAGCCGACGCGTGA
- a CDS encoding formate dehydrogenase accessory sulfurtransferase FdhD, which translates to MKAFGPDTAAERSALVERSGDVGPDVVAVEEPLEIRVDGEAVVVTMRSPGEERDLALGYLHAEGMIEEAADVDAVTVDGAPRLDEAPPPGGEPAVPGSIVDVRLSAGGRRATNRRARTRERERAFRVTSACGVCGKPSLEDLWVRLPAIRPLDLEPDRERLLVQSLPAAMQEGQRLFGDTGGVHAAALFEVAEGRPGLLWLREDIGRHNAVDKVIGKALRANRLPLHDTILAVSGRLGFEIVQKAAVAGVPVIAAVGAPSSLALDIAHLAGIRVYAFVAADRSNFYPEAAVEARRLGGPD; encoded by the coding sequence GTGAAGGCGTTCGGACCCGATACGGCAGCGGAGCGGAGCGCACTGGTCGAACGTTCGGGCGACGTCGGACCCGACGTGGTGGCGGTCGAGGAACCGCTGGAGATCCGGGTCGACGGCGAGGCCGTCGTCGTGACGATGCGCAGCCCCGGCGAGGAGCGTGACCTCGCGCTCGGCTACCTCCACGCCGAAGGGATGATCGAGGAGGCTGCCGACGTCGACGCCGTGACCGTGGACGGAGCGCCGCGGCTGGACGAGGCGCCGCCGCCAGGCGGCGAACCGGCCGTTCCCGGGTCGATCGTCGATGTCCGGCTCTCGGCAGGCGGGCGACGGGCAACGAACCGCCGGGCCAGGACCAGGGAGCGGGAGCGAGCCTTCCGCGTCACCAGCGCCTGCGGGGTCTGCGGCAAGCCCTCGCTCGAAGACCTGTGGGTGCGGCTGCCGGCGATCCGTCCGCTCGACCTGGAGCCGGACCGCGAGCGTCTCCTGGTCCAGTCGCTGCCCGCGGCGATGCAGGAAGGCCAGCGCCTCTTCGGCGACACCGGCGGCGTCCATGCCGCGGCCCTCTTCGAGGTCGCCGAAGGAAGGCCCGGACTCCTGTGGCTTCGCGAGGACATCGGACGCCACAACGCGGTCGACAAGGTCATAGGCAAGGCACTCCGGGCGAACCGGCTGCCCCTGCACGACACGATCCTCGCCGTCAGCGGCCGTCTCGGTTTCGAGATCGTCCAGAAGGCGGCGGTGGCCGGCGTCCCCGTGATAGCCGCGGTCGGCGCGCCGTCGAGCCTGGCGCTGGATATCGCCCACCTGGCCGGCATCCGTGTCTACGCCTTCGTCGCCGCCGACCGAAGCAACTTCTATCCCGAAGCAGCAGTCGAAGCGAGGAGACTGGGCGGTCCCGATTGA
- a CDS encoding Glu/Leu/Phe/Val dehydrogenase has translation MTVAAVETEAGQAAQHLTFFDQVNVAFDQAAKHTDHDPTLLEQVKWVNSVYRMSFPLRRDDGTIEVIHAWRAEHSHHRLPTKGGIRYAPNVNEDEVMALAALMTYKCALVDVPFGGAKGGVCIDRRNYSKGELERLTRRYTAELQRKSFIGPGKDVPAPDYGTSEQEMAWIADTYAQIEHGEVNVAACVTGKPVEHGGIQGRTEATGLGVFFGIREACSFEDDMAKLGLEPGVASKRVVIQGLGNVGYHAAKYLQNAGAKLVGLAEFEGAIADPGGLDIDDVVEHRKTTGSILDFPGASNVEPSLRALELDCDILVPAALENQITSENVGRISCRILAEAANGPTTSAASAAAARRGILVIPDVYLNAGGVTVSYFEWLKNLSHVRFGRMQKRFEESVRRDLLNAMSSATGASFSQAEVRILARGADEIDLVNSGLEETMATAYHHIRRYRKKLGPDVDLRTAAMVLAIDKVAASYSTAGIFP, from the coding sequence GTGACGGTCGCCGCGGTCGAAACAGAAGCAGGGCAGGCCGCACAACACCTGACGTTCTTCGATCAGGTGAACGTCGCCTTCGACCAGGCGGCGAAGCACACTGACCACGATCCCACCCTGCTGGAGCAGGTGAAGTGGGTGAACTCGGTCTACCGGATGAGTTTCCCGCTGCGTCGGGATGACGGCACGATCGAAGTCATCCACGCCTGGCGCGCCGAACACAGCCACCACCGGCTGCCGACCAAGGGCGGCATCCGCTACGCGCCGAACGTGAACGAGGACGAGGTCATGGCCCTGGCGGCGCTCATGACCTACAAGTGCGCCCTCGTCGACGTTCCCTTCGGCGGCGCCAAGGGCGGGGTCTGCATCGATCGCCGAAACTACTCCAAGGGGGAGCTGGAACGCCTGACCCGGCGCTACACCGCCGAACTCCAGCGCAAGTCCTTCATCGGTCCGGGCAAGGACGTGCCGGCGCCCGACTACGGCACAAGCGAGCAGGAGATGGCCTGGATCGCCGACACCTACGCCCAGATCGAGCACGGCGAGGTCAACGTCGCCGCCTGCGTGACGGGCAAGCCGGTCGAGCACGGCGGCATTCAGGGCCGCACCGAGGCGACCGGACTGGGCGTCTTCTTCGGCATCCGCGAAGCCTGTTCGTTCGAGGACGACATGGCGAAGCTCGGGCTCGAACCGGGAGTCGCCAGTAAACGAGTCGTCATCCAGGGGCTGGGCAACGTCGGCTATCACGCGGCGAAGTACCTCCAGAACGCCGGCGCGAAGCTGGTCGGCCTGGCCGAGTTCGAGGGTGCGATCGCGGATCCGGGCGGACTCGACATCGATGACGTGGTCGAACACCGCAAGACGACCGGATCGATCCTCGACTTTCCGGGCGCGTCCAACGTCGAGCCCAGCCTCCGGGCCCTCGAGCTGGATTGCGACATCCTGGTTCCGGCCGCCCTCGAGAACCAGATCACGAGCGAGAACGTCGGCCGCATCTCCTGCCGCATCCTGGCCGAGGCGGCGAACGGGCCGACCACCTCGGCGGCCAGCGCCGCGGCGGCCAGGCGCGGCATCCTGGTGATTCCGGACGTGTATCTGAACGCCGGCGGCGTCACGGTCTCCTACTTCGAGTGGCTCAAGAACCTCTCCCATGTCCGCTTCGGACGGATGCAGAAGCGGTTCGAGGAGAGCGTGCGCCGGGATCTGCTGAACGCGATGAGCTCGGCGACCGGCGCCAGCTTCAGCCAGGCCGAGGTCCGGATTCTGGCCCGGGGAGCGGACGAGATCGACCTCGTGAACTCGGGACTGGAGGAGACGATGGCCACCGCCTACCACCACATCCGCCGGTACCGGAAGAAGCTGGGCCCCGACGTCGATCTGCGCACGGCCGCGATGGTGCTGGCAATCGATAAGGTCGCCGCCTCCTACAGCACCGCGGGTATCTTCCCGTAG
- a CDS encoding calcium/sodium antiporter yields MISLLLIILGIAVLWAGGEILVRSVTGLAAVLRVSPTVIGLTVVAFGTSAPELAAAVAAALRDSPGLVYGNVVGSNIANVGLILGISALVVPLHNHHDGAERQAIRLVRRELPFMLGTSLLVLTFTAFGRLGRFEGLVLLALMAYFLIVLVRAGDAEESDAQGVSGLKSVLGTLVGLALLAVGAAEILVPAAKDLALALGVSERVVGLTVVAFGTSVPELAACLVAAYRNHHGIVLGNIIGSNVFNILLVLPAATLIRPIETTFLAEGLDASVMLSFSLLMFLAVYLLRHGRSIGRTWGALLVAAYGGYVAWLFSKL; encoded by the coding sequence TTGATCTCGCTGCTGCTGATCATTCTCGGCATCGCCGTGCTCTGGGCCGGCGGCGAGATCCTCGTGCGCTCCGTGACCGGCCTGGCCGCAGTTCTGCGCGTCAGTCCGACGGTGATCGGTCTGACCGTCGTGGCGTTCGGCACCTCGGCGCCGGAACTCGCGGCGGCGGTGGCCGCGGCGCTACGGGACTCGCCCGGTCTGGTCTACGGCAACGTCGTCGGTTCGAACATCGCCAACGTCGGTCTGATCCTCGGCATCTCGGCGCTCGTGGTGCCTCTCCACAACCACCACGACGGCGCCGAGCGCCAGGCCATCCGCCTGGTCCGACGCGAGCTGCCCTTCATGCTGGGTACGTCCCTGCTCGTCCTGACCTTCACCGCCTTCGGCCGCCTGGGCCGGTTCGAGGGCCTGGTGCTTCTCGCACTGATGGCGTACTTCCTCATCGTGCTGGTCCGCGCCGGCGACGCCGAAGAATCCGATGCCCAGGGCGTCAGCGGACTCAAATCCGTTCTCGGCACCCTGGTGGGACTCGCCCTGCTCGCCGTCGGCGCCGCCGAGATCCTGGTGCCGGCGGCGAAGGATCTGGCGCTGGCCCTCGGCGTCAGCGAGCGGGTGGTCGGACTCACGGTCGTGGCCTTTGGCACCAGTGTGCCTGAACTCGCCGCCTGCCTGGTGGCCGCGTACCGGAATCACCACGGCATCGTGCTGGGGAACATCATCGGCTCGAACGTGTTCAACATCCTGCTGGTCCTGCCGGCCGCGACTCTCATACGCCCCATCGAAACCACCTTCCTCGCCGAGGGTCTGGACGCCTCGGTCATGCTCTCCTTCAGTCTCCTCATGTTCCTCGCCGTCTACCTGCTGCGACACGGACGCAGCATCGGACGGACCTGGGGTGCGCTGCTCGTGGCAGCCTATGGGGGCTACGTGGCCTGGCTCTTCAGCAAGCTATGA
- the gcvP gene encoding aminomethyl-transferring glycine dehydrogenase, which yields MTRSESTASGALPFADRHIGPRAAEIEQMLEALGQSSLASLIDDAVPATIRSEGHDGGLELPPPASEAAALVELDEIAGSNQVLRSFIGMGYHGCVTPPVIQRNALEDPGWYTAYTPYQPEISQGRLEALLNFQTMIASLTGLEVANASLLDEPTAAAEAMTLCWAEKRRHGRFFVSGNCHPQTIEVVRTRAEPLGIEVEVGDHEEFDPEGVFAALVQQPATDGAVHDYGDLAERLRETGGMTIAAADPLALCLLEAPGTWGADVAVGSTQRFGLPMGFGGPHAAYIAVRDRLKRRLPGRLVGVTHDDRHHPALRLALQTREQHIRRDRATSNICTAQVLPAVIASFYAVYHGPEGLESIAKAVHRRAARLAERLRALGFTLRSDTFFDTVTAEVGNVEEERRVIAAARRRKLNLREWGSGAISVACDETTTDYDIESVLAAFAEVGAAGAQAPSSTEATEHLPAALRRTTPCLDHPVFSSYRSETELLRYLHRLEARDLSLTTSMIPLGSCTMKLNGTAEMMPITWRGFAHMHPYAPEDQTAGYRRLCGDLENWLASITGFSAVSLQPNAGSQGEYAGLLAIRSYHASRGEGARNVCLIPTSAHGTNPASAVLAGLKVAAVACDEEGNIDLDDLRACAEAHSEDLAALMVTYPSTHGVFEEAIRDICGIVHDHGGQIYLDGANMNAQVGVCRPGDYGADVCHLNLHKTFCIPHGGGGPGMGPIAVASHLAPFLPRHPLASIGQSAGAGSLGSEAVGAVSATAVGSGSILPISWAYIRMMGAAGLRRATEAAILNANYIANRLETHYPVLYRGASGLVAHECILDLRGFKASGVEVDDVAKRLIDYGFHAPTMSFPVAGTLMVEPTESESKAELDRFCDAMIAIRAEIAAVERGDVEIADSPLRGAPHTAAAISADDWDRAYSRRQAAFPAPWNDEHKYWPPVGRVDNAHGDRHLICTCIGMEPFEAIGARGAFAR from the coding sequence ATGACACGGTCCGAATCCACCGCAAGCGGCGCCCTGCCCTTCGCCGACCGGCACATCGGACCCCGGGCCGCCGAGATCGAGCAGATGCTGGAGGCGCTCGGCCAGTCCTCGCTCGCGAGCCTGATCGACGACGCCGTGCCGGCCACGATCCGCAGCGAGGGACACGACGGCGGCCTCGAACTGCCGCCCCCGGCTTCCGAAGCCGCGGCGCTGGTCGAACTCGACGAGATCGCCGGCAGCAACCAGGTGCTGCGCAGTTTCATCGGCATGGGCTACCACGGCTGCGTCACGCCGCCGGTCATCCAGCGCAACGCCCTGGAAGACCCCGGCTGGTACACCGCCTACACGCCGTATCAGCCGGAGATCTCCCAGGGCCGGCTGGAAGCGCTGCTCAACTTCCAGACGATGATCGCCAGCCTCACCGGACTCGAGGTCGCCAACGCCTCTCTGCTCGATGAACCCACCGCCGCCGCCGAGGCGATGACGCTGTGCTGGGCCGAGAAGCGGCGCCACGGCCGCTTCTTCGTGTCGGGGAACTGCCACCCGCAGACGATCGAAGTCGTCCGCACCCGCGCCGAGCCGCTCGGCATCGAGGTCGAGGTCGGCGACCACGAGGAGTTCGACCCGGAGGGCGTGTTCGCCGCCCTGGTCCAGCAACCGGCCACCGACGGCGCCGTTCACGACTACGGCGATCTGGCGGAACGGCTGCGGGAGACCGGCGGCATGACGATCGCCGCCGCCGATCCGCTCGCCCTCTGCCTGCTCGAGGCTCCCGGCACCTGGGGCGCCGATGTCGCGGTCGGCAGCACCCAGCGCTTCGGGCTACCGATGGGATTCGGCGGACCGCACGCTGCCTACATCGCCGTCCGCGACCGGCTGAAGCGGCGGCTGCCGGGACGCCTGGTCGGTGTCACCCACGACGACCGTCACCACCCGGCCCTGCGTCTGGCGCTCCAGACGCGGGAGCAGCACATCCGGCGCGACCGGGCCACCAGCAACATCTGCACCGCCCAGGTGCTGCCGGCGGTGATCGCCAGCTTCTACGCCGTCTACCACGGGCCGGAAGGTCTCGAGTCCATCGCCAAGGCGGTTCACCGCCGCGCCGCCCGTCTCGCCGAACGCCTGCGCGCCCTGGGCTTCACGCTCCGCTCCGACACGTTCTTCGACACGGTGACCGCCGAAGTCGGCAATGTCGAGGAGGAGCGCCGGGTGATCGCCGCCGCCCGACGCCGCAAGCTGAACCTGCGGGAGTGGGGCTCGGGCGCCATCTCGGTCGCCTGCGATGAGACGACGACCGACTACGACATCGAGTCGGTGCTCGCGGCCTTCGCAGAAGTCGGCGCCGCCGGGGCTCAGGCCCCGTCTTCGACCGAAGCGACGGAACACCTGCCGGCCGCGCTGCGGCGGACGACGCCCTGTCTCGACCATCCGGTGTTCAGCAGCTACCGCTCCGAGACCGAGCTGCTCCGCTACCTGCACCGCCTGGAGGCGCGCGACCTGTCCCTGACCACCTCCATGATCCCGCTCGGCTCGTGCACGATGAAGCTGAACGGAACGGCGGAGATGATGCCGATCACCTGGCGGGGGTTCGCTCACATGCATCCCTACGCCCCCGAGGATCAGACGGCGGGTTACCGGAGGCTCTGCGGCGACCTGGAGAACTGGCTGGCGAGCATCACGGGGTTCTCCGCCGTTTCGCTGCAGCCCAACGCCGGTTCCCAGGGAGAGTACGCCGGTCTTCTCGCAATCCGGAGCTACCACGCGAGCCGCGGCGAAGGGGCCCGCAACGTCTGCCTCATCCCCACCTCCGCTCACGGAACGAACCCCGCCAGCGCCGTGCTGGCCGGGCTGAAGGTCGCGGCCGTCGCCTGCGACGAGGAAGGCAACATCGATCTCGACGATCTGCGCGCCTGCGCCGAGGCCCACAGCGAAGACCTCGCGGCGCTGATGGTCACCTACCCGTCCACCCACGGCGTGTTCGAAGAGGCGATCCGCGACATTTGCGGCATCGTCCACGACCACGGCGGGCAGATCTACCTCGACGGAGCGAACATGAACGCCCAGGTCGGCGTCTGCCGGCCCGGCGACTACGGCGCCGATGTCTGCCACCTGAACCTCCACAAGACGTTCTGCATCCCCCACGGCGGCGGCGGTCCGGGCATGGGGCCGATCGCGGTCGCCTCCCATCTCGCGCCCTTCCTGCCGCGGCACCCCCTCGCGTCCATCGGGCAGTCAGCCGGTGCCGGCAGCCTGGGAAGCGAGGCGGTTGGCGCGGTGAGCGCGACGGCCGTCGGCAGCGGCTCGATCCTGCCCATCTCCTGGGCCTACATTCGCATGATGGGGGCTGCCGGACTGCGCCGCGCCACGGAAGCCGCGATCCTGAACGCGAACTACATTGCCAACCGGCTCGAAACCCACTACCCCGTCCTGTACCGGGGCGCCAGCGGGCTGGTGGCTCACGAGTGCATCCTCGATCTGCGCGGCTTCAAGGCCTCCGGCGTCGAAGTCGACGATGTCGCCAAGCGACTCATCGACTACGGCTTCCACGCGCCGACCATGTCCTTCCCGGTGGCCGGGACGCTGATGGTCGAGCCGACCGAGAGCGAGTCGAAGGCCGAGCTCGACCGCTTCTGCGACGCGATGATCGCGATCCGCGCCGAGATCGCGGCGGTGGAGCGCGGCGACGTGGAGATTGCCGACAGCCCCCTGCGCGGAGCACCGCACACCGCGGCCGCGATCAGCGCCGACGACTGGGACCGCGCCTACTCCCGCCGGCAGGCGGCATTCCCCGCACCGTGGAACGACGAACACAAGTACTGGCCTCCGGTCGGCCGCGTCGACAACGCCCACGGCGACCGCCACCTGATCTGCACCTGCATCGGCATGGAGCCGTTCGAGGCAATCGGCGCAAGGGGCGCTTTCGCTCGCTGA